The following are from one region of the Paenibacillus sp. JZ16 genome:
- a CDS encoding MarR family transcriptional regulator, whose protein sequence is MSMRNEILELEMLFKKMVRTVHHEWQKEGFPKLGRTQYTALEMLHEQGALRLSDLADSIHVTCGAVTGISDKLIEGGFARRTRDTADRRVIHLEITPLGSNLIEQLANKRAELSDLLYGFLTDEEVKQLSVLYRKILTNVEHIQGQMST, encoded by the coding sequence ATGTCCATGCGGAATGAAATTCTGGAGTTGGAGATGCTATTTAAGAAGATGGTTCGAACTGTGCACCATGAGTGGCAGAAGGAAGGGTTTCCTAAACTAGGCAGAACGCAGTATACCGCCTTGGAGATGCTTCACGAACAGGGAGCATTGAGATTGTCGGACTTGGCCGATTCCATTCATGTGACATGCGGGGCGGTTACGGGCATATCCGATAAATTGATCGAGGGCGGATTCGCGCGCCGAACAAGGGATACAGCCGACCGAAGGGTCATTCATTTGGAGATTACGCCGCTCGGGAGTAATCTGATCGAGCAGCTGGCCAATAAACGTGCCGAGTTAAGCGATTTGTTATATGGCTTTCTAACGGACGAAGAGGTTAAGCAGTTGAGTGTCCTGTACCGTAAAATTTTGACGAATGTTGAGCACATCCAAGGTCAGATGTCCACATAG
- a CDS encoding cation diffusion facilitator family transporter produces the protein MNAYDNIKQGERGAWISIAAYLVLSSFKIFCGYLFASSALLADGFNNLTDIVASLAVLIGLRISQKPPDSDHAYGHLRAETIAALVASFIMAVVGIQVLVEAVRSFFEGSKEIPNLWSAAVAGVCAVAMLGVYRYNRNLARRIDNQALMAAAKDNLSDALVSVGAAVGIIGAQFGLPWLDTVAAVAVGVIICKTAWDIFRDCTYSLTDGFDENRLSDLRSTIARTPGVEGIKDMKARIHGNHVLVDVVIEVDPDITVLEGHQISDRIEEQMERIHNIMSVHIHVEPKESS, from the coding sequence GTGAATGCCTATGATAATATCAAACAAGGGGAACGCGGGGCCTGGATCAGCATTGCCGCCTACCTCGTGTTGTCCTCGTTTAAAATATTTTGTGGATACTTATTCGCATCCAGTGCTTTGCTTGCCGACGGTTTTAACAACCTGACGGACATCGTGGCATCGCTCGCCGTATTGATCGGATTGCGAATTTCCCAGAAACCGCCGGATTCCGATCATGCGTACGGACACTTAAGGGCGGAGACGATTGCGGCTTTGGTTGCTTCATTTATCATGGCGGTCGTTGGCATCCAAGTGCTGGTTGAAGCCGTTCGTTCATTTTTTGAAGGTTCCAAGGAAATTCCGAATTTATGGTCAGCCGCCGTAGCCGGCGTCTGTGCCGTTGCGATGCTTGGCGTATACCGGTACAATCGGAATCTCGCACGGCGAATCGATAACCAGGCACTTATGGCCGCAGCCAAGGATAATTTATCGGATGCACTCGTCAGTGTGGGGGCAGCTGTAGGTATTATTGGCGCACAATTCGGACTGCCCTGGCTGGATACCGTAGCGGCGGTAGCGGTCGGTGTCATTATTTGCAAAACGGCTTGGGATATATTCAGGGATTGCACCTATAGTCTGACGGACGGTTTTGATGAGAATCGTTTGTCGGACTTGCGTAGTACGATTGCCCGTACGCCCGGCGTCGAGGGGATTAAGGACATGAAGGCCCGAATTCACGGCAATCATGTGCTGGTGGATGTTGTCATCGAGGTGGACCCGGATATCACTGTTCTGGAGGGGCATCAGATCAGTGACCGTATCGAAGAACAGATGGAGAGGATTCACAATATTATGAGCGTCCATATTCACGTGGAGCCTAAGGAATCGTCCTAG
- a CDS encoding ABC-F family ATP-binding cassette domain-containing protein, producing the protein MISTSGVTLRYGKRALFEDVNIKFTPGNCYGLIGANGAGKSTFLKILSGEIEPNQGEVHMTPNERMAVLKQNHYEYDQYPVLETVIMGHARLYNIMKEKDALYAKSDFSEEDGMRAGELEGEFAELNGWDAEPDAAALLIGLGIPRELHDKKMSELSGNEKVRVLLAQALFGRPHNLLLDEPTNHLDLESIQWLENFLMDYEGTVIVVSHDRHFLNKVCTHIADIDFGKIQLYVGNYDFWYESSKLALELQRDANKKKEEKIKELQAFIQRFSANASKSKQATSRKKQLDKITLEDLRPSNRKYPFLHFKPEREAGKQLLTIDGITKSMDGEKVLDNVSFVVNKGDKIAFVGPNGMPKTTLFQIITGETEADAGEYSWGVTTTQAYFPKDNSAYFDGVDINLVEWLRQYSKDQDETFLRGFLGRMLFSGEEALKKASVLSGGEKVRCMLAKMMLNGANVLIFDEPTNHLDLESITALNNGLIDFDGTILFTSHDHQFIQTIANRIIEITPNGIIDRSMSYDEYLESEEIKGLRDSMYPVEA; encoded by the coding sequence ATGATCAGTACAAGCGGCGTAACGCTCCGCTATGGCAAACGAGCACTATTTGAAGATGTCAATATAAAATTCACCCCGGGCAACTGCTACGGTCTCATCGGCGCCAACGGGGCGGGTAAGTCTACATTTCTGAAAATCCTCTCCGGTGAGATTGAACCGAACCAAGGCGAGGTTCATATGACACCGAATGAGCGGATGGCGGTTCTGAAGCAGAACCACTATGAATACGATCAGTATCCCGTCCTGGAGACGGTTATAATGGGTCATGCCCGGCTGTACAACATCATGAAAGAGAAGGATGCGCTGTATGCGAAATCCGATTTCTCCGAAGAAGACGGCATGCGTGCGGGTGAGCTGGAAGGCGAATTCGCAGAGCTGAACGGATGGGATGCAGAGCCGGATGCGGCAGCGCTCCTGATCGGTCTCGGCATTCCACGTGAGCTGCACGATAAGAAGATGTCTGAGCTGAGCGGTAACGAGAAGGTACGCGTTCTCTTGGCGCAGGCCTTGTTTGGCCGTCCGCATAACCTGCTGCTGGATGAGCCTACCAACCACTTGGACTTGGAATCGATTCAGTGGCTTGAGAACTTCCTTATGGATTATGAAGGCACCGTTATTGTGGTATCCCATGACCGTCACTTCCTGAACAAGGTGTGTACGCATATTGCGGATATCGATTTCGGTAAAATTCAGCTGTATGTCGGCAACTACGACTTCTGGTATGAATCCAGCAAGCTGGCGCTTGAACTTCAGCGGGATGCCAACAAGAAGAAGGAAGAGAAGATCAAGGAATTGCAGGCATTTATTCAGCGCTTCTCGGCGAATGCTTCCAAATCGAAGCAGGCGACTTCCCGTAAGAAACAGCTCGACAAAATTACGTTGGAGGATCTACGTCCTTCGAACCGTAAATATCCGTTTCTTCATTTCAAACCTGAACGCGAGGCGGGCAAGCAGCTGCTTACGATTGATGGCATCACCAAGTCGATGGATGGGGAAAAAGTGCTGGATAATGTCAGCTTTGTTGTAAACAAAGGCGACAAAATCGCATTTGTTGGACCGAACGGGATGCCGAAAACGACGCTGTTCCAGATCATAACCGGTGAAACCGAGGCGGATGCCGGTGAATACAGCTGGGGGGTAACAACAACCCAGGCGTATTTCCCAAAAGACAACTCTGCCTATTTTGACGGTGTTGATATCAACCTCGTGGAATGGCTGCGCCAATATTCCAAGGATCAAGATGAGACATTCTTGCGCGGATTCCTTGGCCGCATGCTGTTCTCGGGCGAGGAAGCGCTGAAGAAAGCAAGCGTACTGTCCGGGGGCGAGAAGGTTCGCTGCATGCTGGCCAAAATGATGCTGAACGGCGCGAACGTGCTGATCTTCGATGAGCCGACGAACCACTTGGATCTCGAATCCATTACGGCACTCAACAATGGTCTGATCGATTTCGACGGAACGATTCTGTTCACCTCGCATGACCATCAGTTCATTCAGACGATTGCCAACCGAATTATCGAGATTACGCCTAATGGCATCATCGACCGCAGTATGAGTTATGACGAGTATCTTGAGAGTGAAGAGATCAAGGGACTTCGGGATAGCATGTACCCGGTTGAAGCTTAA
- a CDS encoding DUF1259 domain-containing protein, which translates to MGNKLCNRLARIIGGTGSVTNGVCVVSTLRRLNVKILGRRSRSPLTLPFALSFESKDSRGRTLNLGETVILEKEINPFAAELLKRGIKVTAIHNHWLFQSNPFKYIHWESIDDPVQFAEKSAAAARAVGILPKR; encoded by the coding sequence ATGGGCAACAAGCTTTGCAATCGCCTGGCTCGGATCATTGGGGGCACAGGAAGCGTCACCAATGGCGTGTGCGTTGTCTCCACGCTGCGGAGGCTAAACGTGAAAATATTGGGACGCCGCAGCCGTTCTCCTTTGACACTGCCTTTCGCGTTATCCTTTGAATCCAAAGACTCCCGTGGCCGCACGTTGAATCTGGGGGAAACCGTTATCCTGGAAAAAGAAATCAATCCGTTTGCGGCGGAACTGCTGAAGCGCGGCATAAAAGTAACCGCCATTCATAACCATTGGCTTTTCCAGAGCAATCCATTCAAATATATCCACTGGGAATCGATTGACGATCCCGTGCAGTTCGCTGAGAAAAGCGCTGCTGCCGCAAGAGCGGTCGGCATTCTGCCAAAACGCTAA
- a CDS encoding MBL fold metallo-hydrolase has product MPKIRYNNIDNVSTDKTLKQFKQWRDERRQKKKDYSYCIPNLTPDLQYLHSNRHETSVTWIGHATFFIQYEGLNIVTDPVWARRMGFNKRLGEPGLPIHEIPPIDVILISHSHYDHMHVASIRKLYRADTMIIVPVGLRRKMINKGFRRVIELQWWESTTIKGVKFSFVPTQHWTRRTPFDTNTSHWGGFVMEPVLQDAKVDSASSDESSCNNEPVSEDGTRLLPPNLYFAGDSGYFEGFKLIGERFNIHLALMPIGAYEPEWFMTSQHVNPEEALQAFQDVKAETMIPMHYGTFKLADDTAREALDRMEAERERLGIAKERIRVLKYGETFKVQPERRSVTS; this is encoded by the coding sequence ATGCCAAAAATTCGCTATAACAATATCGATAACGTCAGCACGGATAAAACACTTAAACAATTCAAGCAGTGGCGCGACGAACGTCGTCAGAAGAAGAAGGATTATTCTTACTGCATTCCGAACCTGACGCCGGATCTTCAGTATTTGCATAGCAACCGGCACGAAACCTCCGTTACCTGGATCGGGCACGCTACGTTCTTCATCCAATATGAAGGCTTGAACATCGTGACTGATCCCGTATGGGCGCGGAGAATGGGATTTAATAAGCGTCTTGGAGAACCTGGGCTTCCCATTCATGAGATCCCTCCGATCGATGTCATTCTGATCTCGCATTCCCATTATGACCATATGCATGTTGCCTCGATCCGTAAGCTGTACCGTGCGGACACCATGATCATTGTACCCGTTGGTCTGCGTCGCAAAATGATCAACAAAGGCTTTCGTCGCGTGATTGAACTGCAGTGGTGGGAATCCACGACCATCAAGGGCGTGAAATTCTCCTTCGTGCCGACACAGCATTGGACTCGGCGCACGCCGTTTGACACGAATACATCCCATTGGGGAGGGTTCGTGATGGAGCCTGTCCTGCAGGATGCGAAGGTGGATTCGGCTTCTTCCGATGAATCATCATGCAATAACGAACCTGTATCGGAGGATGGCACCCGCCTGCTTCCGCCGAATTTGTATTTTGCCGGAGACAGCGGTTATTTCGAGGGCTTTAAGCTGATCGGAGAACGCTTCAACATTCACCTTGCGCTGATGCCCATCGGGGCATATGAGCCGGAATGGTTCATGACGTCGCAGCACGTCAATCCGGAAGAGGCACTGCAGGCGTTCCAGGATGTGAAAGCCGAGACGATGATTCCGATGCATTACGGCACCTTCAAGCTGGCAGACGATACGGCCAGAGAAGCGCTGGATCGAATGGAAGCGGAACGTGAGCGGCTGGGGATCGCCAAGGAGCGAATTCGCGTATTAAAGTACGGAGAAACCTTTAAGGTTCAGCCTGAACGAAGAAGCGTGACATCATAA
- the cydS gene encoding cytochrome bd oxidase small subunit CydS — protein sequence MEDFAIFIAPLLTVLAAVAFMAIYVVKYKDPSD from the coding sequence GTGGAGGACTTCGCCATTTTCATAGCACCGCTGCTCACCGTACTGGCTGCTGTAGCCTTTATGGCGATCTACGTCGTCAAGTATAAAGATCCATCGGATTGA